One stretch of Deltaproteobacteria bacterium DNA includes these proteins:
- a CDS encoding class I SAM-dependent methyltransferase: protein MESVVKDMGLGLLRQFLVARALSERLMGFCGDEGVTDVAARLGLFDLRRWFEGLAAGPGYRLDTPVRRRMAATLLDFLVECGVVERGPEGTYRYAGKSGATAGEEPLSGEERETLRRWFAGEIDFFDACLDEAPRFLRGGPHPFDFTDECLALWEGFLGNFEFGTLRAVMLRLMAVDDAPSTRVLDLCFGLGHGIVDLMSDFRDASITAVDFSDTYRPAAEARVEEAARRRGIEIDGRLSWAEGWKGFGEPLPFGDAAFDAVHFTFSDPYIPAQLRRSVYGEIRRVLKPGGVLGAATWVYPDDERQVVSNRWIRRQVLVHDFAESVCRGWQGFHDAGLTLRLFDEIGFERKRSLFGDDNRLGSSLWVMVRR from the coding sequence ATGGAATCGGTCGTCAAGGATATGGGACTGGGGCTGTTGCGGCAATTCCTTGTCGCCAGGGCCCTGAGCGAGCGGCTCATGGGCTTCTGCGGCGACGAGGGCGTCACCGACGTCGCCGCCCGCCTGGGCCTCTTCGACCTCCGCCGCTGGTTCGAGGGCCTCGCCGCCGGACCTGGCTACAGGCTCGATACGCCGGTGAGGCGGCGCATGGCCGCCACCCTTCTCGACTTTCTCGTTGAGTGCGGCGTCGTTGAGAGGGGGCCGGAGGGGACGTACCGATACGCGGGGAAGAGCGGCGCCACGGCGGGGGAAGAGCCGCTGAGCGGCGAAGAGAGGGAGACGCTGAGGCGCTGGTTCGCCGGGGAGATCGATTTCTTCGACGCCTGCCTCGACGAGGCCCCGCGCTTTCTTCGCGGCGGCCCGCACCCCTTCGACTTCACCGACGAGTGTCTCGCCCTGTGGGAAGGATTTCTCGGAAACTTCGAGTTCGGGACCCTTCGGGCCGTGATGCTGCGGCTCATGGCCGTCGACGACGCGCCTTCGACGAGGGTTCTCGACCTCTGTTTCGGCCTCGGCCACGGCATCGTGGACCTGATGAGCGACTTCAGGGACGCGTCGATCACGGCCGTAGACTTCAGCGACACCTACCGGCCCGCCGCCGAGGCCAGGGTGGAGGAGGCGGCCAGGCGCAGGGGCATAGAGATCGACGGCAGGCTGAGCTGGGCCGAGGGATGGAAGGGCTTCGGCGAGCCGCTGCCCTTCGGCGACGCCGCCTTCGACGCCGTCCACTTCACCTTCTCGGACCCCTACATACCCGCGCAACTGCGCCGCAGCGTCTACGGCGAGATACGGCGCGTCCTCAAACCCGGCGGCGTGCTCGGGGCGGCCACGTGGGTATATCCCGACGACGAGCGACAGGTGGTGAGCAACCGCTGGATACGCCGCCAGGTGCTGGTCCACGACTTCGCCGAGAGCGTCTGCCGCGGCTGGCAGGGTTTCCACGACGCCGGCCTGACGCTGCGGCTCTTCGACGAGATCGGCTTTGAGAGAAAGCGCTCGCTCTTCGGCGACGACAACAGGCTGGGCTCATCGCTCTGGGTCATGGTGAGGCGGTAG